The DNA sequence AATTGCGAGTCTAACTTCTCTTGTTCGTCAAATGGTTGTAGGTAATATGCAAACGACAAAGGCTTGTGGGATTTGTTCGGTAGTAGGGCATCCAATCGATATGTGCCCAACTCTTCAAAAGGAGCTCATTGAGCAAGTGAATGCAGCAGGTGGTTTTCTTGGACAACCGCAAAGGAAGTATGATCCCTATTCGAACACATATATCCCGGGATGGAGGGATCACCCCAATCTTAGCTAAAGGAATCCACAAGTAAATCAGCCTGCGACTCAAAACCACCCAAGTTGCCAGCAATATAAGCAACCATACCCTCCTAGACAACAATCGGGCCAAACTTCTAATTTTGATATGTCTTTAGAAGATATTGTTAAGTCTCTTACCACTAACACTTTGCAATTTCAACAGGAGACGATGGCCAATATTCAAAGTTTGGACAATCAGATGGGCTAGATAGCAGCTGCAATTAGTCAGCTAGAGGCGCAAAGTTCGAGGAAATTACCCTTTCAAACGGTAGTAAATCCAAGAGAAAATGCAAGTGCAATCATTTTGAGAAGTGGTAAAGAGGTTGAGATTCCAATAAAGGCAGCACCTGCATCGTCGTagcaagaaaaggagaaaaacgtCGTTGCAGATGGGAATGTTCCCAATGACGATGACGTACCTAAGTGTAAGTTTCCACCTTTTTCTGATTATAAACCAATACCTCATTTTCCTCAAACTTTAGTAGAATCTAGAAAAgatgatcaaaataaatatttatatgagacttTTTGTAGATGCGAGGTAAATATTCCACTTTTAGATGCTATTAAACAAGAACCTCGTTATGCTAAATTCTTGAAAGAACTATGTACAACTAAGAGGAGACAGAAACTTAAAGGATGTGAGAAGGTGAGAGTAGGGGAGAATGTTTCAACaattattcaaagaaaactCCCTGTGAAGTGCAAAGATCCAGGTATGTTTACCATCCCTTGTATGATAGGTAACACTAGATTTGAGAAGGCCATGATAGATTTAGGAGTTTCTATTAATGTCATGTCATATTCTATTTATGCTTCTTTGAAACTTAGACCTttgaataaaactggtgttgTGATTCAATTGGCTGATAGATCTAATGCCTATCTTAAGATTGTAGTTGAGGATGTTCTTGTGCAAATTAATGATTTGGTTTTCCCTGCTGATTTCTATGTGCTTGATATGGAAAATGGTGATCAAACTGCTCCTATTTTGTTAGGAATACCATTTTTAAAGACATCTAAGACCAAGATAAATGTTCATATTGGCACACTTACTATGAAATTTGAtggtgaaattattaaatttaatatttatgatgccATGAAATATCCTGGAGATGATAATTCTGTTTATTCTATTGATGTAATTGATTCTTTAGCACAtgaagtttttgaacttgatggAAAAGATGGATTGGAAGTTGTCATTAGTAAGCATCTTGAGAAAGAGGATGAGGAGTTAGCCTTGAGTACTGATTTGCAGGAAACTGTTGCAGCGTTGAATGATTTTCCAAAGTTACAGCAGTCAGGTAATGTTCCTTATATTGCGTTACCAATTTCTAACGAGAGGCCTTTACCCTCTGTTTTACAGGCCCCCATTCCAGATTTGAAGCCTTTTCCCAGTTACCTCAAGTACGTGTTCCTTGGAGACGGAGGAACGTTACTAGTGATTATCTCCAGTGAACTTAGTGCACCGCAAGAAGAAAAGCTTGTACAGGTCCTTAAGGAGCATAAGACGGCTATTGGTATGTCACCTTATCGGTTGGTGTTTGGGAAACTATGCCACCTTCTAGTTGAGTCAGAACACAAGGCTTATTGGGCTATCAAGAGTTTCAACATGAAGATGGATGAAAGTGGAGAACATAGGAAGTTGCAACTATAAGAGTTAGAGGAAATTTGCAATGATGCCTATGAAAGTGCAATGATTTACAAGGAAAAGATGAAGGCTTTTCACGACAAGATGATCTCTAGGAAGGAGTTTAAAATTGGTCAAAAAGTCCTTCTATACCATTCACGGCTTCATTTGTTTCCGGGTAAGTTGCGTTCTCGTTGGATTGGACCTTTTGTTGTTACTAATATTTTTCCTCATGATGCAGTTGAAATTCAAAGTTTAGCAACTTCCAAAGTGTTCAAGGTGAATGGTCATAGACTTAAGACTTTCTATGAAGGTTTCCAAGTAGAGAATGTGGCAAAATTGGACCTTGAGAATCCGATTTATATTGATTGAAGAAGAAAACCTTGAGTCGAGCCAACGATAATAAACAAAGGCGCTATTTGGGAGGCAACCTAAGGggagtttgttttcttattctcgcatttatattttggttattttttccttttctttgcaTTTCACCTTACATTGGGGGAGgggatttaggttgtgttttaaattttttttttctttttaagttttcccttttgtttttatGGTTTTCAACGATATTTGGTTGTGTGTCATGAGCAATATTTAATTAAGCttgaaaaattcataacatgatTGAATAAGTAATTTTCCAACTTAGAATTAATTAGTCTAGTTATTTCCTTAAGAATGGTAGTGACTAAATTTGGTAGACAAAAGCTAGTGAGATTTTGAGCCTTTAGACTGACACATCCATAGTAGTCtcactaatttttttcatgtgagataTTCTTCCATGGATTTATTTCTCTAGAACTTGCCTTGATTCTCTTCGAGGTCATAttgacacatgcatgcatgaacatgatTAAGGCCTTCTTTGTTATAAGCTACATAAGCCAAATAGCCTaccttgtaattaatttttcccTTCGTTGAACCCTTTTGagctttattgtttttttttttccgtttatTGTGAAGCTATAAACCCGAAAAACAATACCTTTACCCAAGCCGTAAAGCTAGTGGAGCATTGTTCATCATTATGATATGTATGAACGTGAAAGAAATAAGTGCAGGGGTATCTAGATTTGTGGTATGGCTATGATTGATGAAATGGAACATGttctcattctcaattcatgAGTTCCattgttgatgtaattttggtaaaaaagaaaaaagaaaagaagagaagaaaggaagTGATGGAGGAAATTACTTTTGATATTACAAACTATCAATGTTCATAATTCCTCCTAAAATTCCAATAAAGGGGTCTGTTTATACGTGATATATACAAAGTGGAAGCTGTTGTGAAGGATCGTTCATTGTCTTTTTGAACGATCTCTTTTTCAATGCAGGAGTTTTACATAGTTTAAATGCTTTAAAGCCAAATTGAAGAAGCTACTGAATAGATGATTGGTTTTGCATGTCTTATATATTCAAGCTTGAGTTGATTCATTTTTGTTCCACTAGTTTGGATGGCTTTTGAGCTACACTCCCAAA is a window from the Juglans regia cultivar Chandler chromosome 7, Walnut 2.0, whole genome shotgun sequence genome containing:
- the LOC118348893 gene encoding uncharacterized protein LOC118348893, which encodes MIDLGVSINVMSYSIYASLKLRPLNKTGVVIQLADRSNAYLKIVVEDVLVQINDLVFPADFYVLDMENGDQTAPILLGIPFLKTSKTKINVHIGTLTMKFDGEIIKFNIYDAMKYPGDDNSVYSIDVIDSLAHEVFELDGKDGLEVVISKHLEKEDEELALSTDLQETVAALNDFPKLQQSGNVPYIALPISNERPLPSVLQAPIPDLKPFPSYLKYVFLGDGGTLLVIISSELSAPQEEKLVQVLKEHKTAIGMSPYRLVFGKLCHLLVESEHKAYWAIKSFNMKMDESGEHRKLQL